From one Dama dama isolate Ldn47 chromosome 4, ASM3311817v1, whole genome shotgun sequence genomic stretch:
- the LOC133055080 gene encoding F-box only protein 27-like: MERQLAGFRGWQSRDPKPGEAVGVDQLPIKLLREVLSYLPPSTLLRQCRPVCRRWRDLVDAWYLWRSILPWKHPDLWPVIRTCLPPADDPGPCILGRFCECRPIGRNVLWNPRVEGGEPSKGVLRMRMGGS, translated from the exons ATGGAGAGACAGCTGGCGGGATTTAGGGGCTGGCAGTCTCGGG ATCCCAAACCCGGGGAGGCAGTGGGTGTGGACCAACTGCCCATCAAGCTGCTCCGGGAGGTCCTGAGCTACCTGCCCCCAAGCACGCTGCTCCGGCAGTGCCGCCCGGTGTGCCGGCGCTGGCGAGACCTGGTGGACGCCTGGTACCTGTGGCGGAGCATCCTGCCCTGGAAACACCCGGACCTGTGGCCCGTCATCCGCACCTGCCTGCCCCCTGCTGACGACCCCGGGCCCTGCATCCTGGGCCGCTTCTGCGAGTGCAGACCCATAGGACGCAACGTCCTCTGGAACCCCAGGGTCGAAGGTGGGGAGCCCAGTAAAGGGGTCCTCAGGATGCGGATGGGAGGGTCTTGA
- the LOC133055083 gene encoding F-box only protein 27-like gives MGASTSWGLLPRVPAPHHEPQEVPGPNHLPIEMLREVLSYLPPSTLLRQCRLVCRRWREVVDGRDLWLSILPWQHPDLWPVILTCLPPAGDPGPCILGRFCELRPIGRKLTVNPPEKEDLWNCMMLSGSDDSEEEEDFGVRLKTSGETSYSPAYRCWYKGEILDLEEEGLWRELLDSGKIWISVCRRWTEQQGSDRMYQLVVKLLDANYATLHYFFHKRFPVRPRTGSFSFRIMHAFTNIKKGVRFVLFDHSVEGYDSWPEQCGVPRPQSSVIVRIRP, from the exons ATGGGCGCCTCAACCTCCTGGGGCCTGCTCCCCCGCGTCCCAGCTCCGCACCACGAACCACAGGAGGTTCCGGGCCCGAACCATCTGCCCATCGAGATGCTCCGGGAGGTGCTGAGCTACCTGCCCCCAAGCACGCTGCTCCGGCAGTGCCGCCTGGTGTGCCGGCGCTGGCGAGAGGTGGTGGACGGCAGGGACCTGTGGCTGAGCATCCTGCCCTGGCAACACCCCGACCTGTGGCCCGTCATCCTCACctgcctgccccctgctggcGACCCCGGGCCCTGCATCCTGGGCCGCTTCTGCGAGCTCAGACCCATAGGGCGCAAGCTCACCGTGAACCCCCCGGAGAAAG AAGACCTCTGGAATTGTATGATGCTGAGCGGTAGCGATGACTCGGAGGAAGAGGAAGACTTCGGGGTCAGGCTGAAGACTTCTGGGGAGACTAGCTACAGTCCTGCCTACAG GTGTTGGTACAAGGGAGAAATTTTGGATCTGGAGGAGGAGGGCCTGTGGCGGGAACTCCTGGATAGTGGAAAGATTTGGATTTCTGTCTGTCGCCG CTGGACAGAACAACAAGGCAGTGACCGGATGTATCAGCTAGTCGTCAAGCTTCTAGATGCCAACTATGCCACCTTGCATTATTTCTTCCATAAACGTTTTCCCGTCCGTCCGCGGACAGGTAGCTTCTCCTTTCGG ATCATGCATGCGTTCACCAACATCAAGAAGGGCGTCCGCTTTGTGTTGTTTGACCACAGTGTCGAGGGCTATGACTCGTGGCCTGAGCAGTGTGGAGTCCCCAGGCCCCAGTCCAGTGTCATCGTACGGATCCGTCCCTAG